From Bradyrhizobium sp. sBnM-33:
TGCTGATGACATGGCGGCGCTCGTTCGGTCCCGAGCCGATTAGCCCTCAAGGCGAGCAATCCGGCTTTGCGCGGGTGGTCCTTGCCACTGAGGTCGAGCCGGCGGTTGCTGCCTCGCCGACGATAGCGGGCACATGGTGATCGTCGTTGGCAGGGATCGCCGGGTGATTGTCGATGCCGGCGTCGATGCGGTCGCGCTAGCGCGGGTACTGCAGGCGTTGGAGCGTCGATGATTCCGATCTCTTCGAGCGCACGCATCTGGATTGCGACCGGCTATACCGACATGCGCAAGGGCATGCAGAGTTTGTCGTTATTGGTGCAGAAAGCCTTGGTCGTGATCCGTTCGCCGGAGATGTCTTCGTGTTCCGCGGCCGCAGCGGTTCATTAGTCAAGGCCTTGTGGCACGATGGAATTGGATGGTCGCTCTATGCCAAGCGGTTGGACCGTGGACGTTTTGTCTGGCCGGTGACGCTGGGCGGTGTGGTTGGGCTGACCGCGGTGCAGATGAGTTATCTGCTGGAAGCGATCGACTGGCGCAACCCACAGCACACGTGGCGGCCACAGAGCGCGGGCTAGGCTCAAAAGATGTTCTGAGGTGCAAAAAGACGCCTCAAATCGCCTCTTTTAAATTCCATCAGGGCCATGGGTGACGGCCTTGAATTGCTGCCAGACGACATCGATGCGCTGAAAGCGGCATTGATTGTTGCCCGGGCGGAGGCTGCGGCCGCCCGCGCCCGGCAGTCCGACGACCAGGCGCTGATCGCCCATCTGAAGCTGCAGATCGAGAAACTCAATCGCGACCGCTATGGCCCGCGTCAGAGCGCACGGCGCGGCTATTGGATCAGCTCGAACTGACGCTGGAGGAGCTGGAAAGTTCGGCGACGGAGGGCGAACTCGCAGCCGAAATGGCCGCGGCCAAAACCACGAAGGTGGCGTCGTTCGCGCGCAAGCGGCCGTCCGCTGTAGCTGGCCAGGTGCGCTTGAGGGTGTTCGCCGGCGCGATCGCGTGAGTATTAAAACACTGCCCGCGGCGGCTCTGGCCCGCCGAACGGCTTGTCGTCGCGGACACAGACCCAGATCCGGCCGGTGCTGGTCTTGCCCTTGGCCAAAACCGGGACCGTGGTGTCGTCGCCGTGCAGTCGCTCGGCGCGCAGCACATGGCGGAAGGCATGCCGATCAGCCTGTCGACCCTGGCCGATGTTGCCCTGGAATTGGACGCCGGCATCAGCGATCTCCGATCGAGCGGCGTGACCATGCACGTCAACAAGGTCCATCACGTCACCAAAATCAAGCGCGTTGCCGAGGACCTCGGTGAAGATGAGGACTACGCCGAATGGATACGGATGAGTCGGCAACTTCGAAAGACAAGAGCCCCCAAATGATGAATCGCACATGAACCTTCCTCAAAGTTGCGCCACGATCTTCGCACGCATGGCGACGCTGAGGGGAGCGACATTGCAGCAGCGCACCTTAGCTACTGTGTGTTCGGCAGAATTAAGAAATTCTCGTTATGGTCGTAGTGCTTGAGGCGCAGTTCTACGCGGTAGTTTGAGGCAGCCAGAAATTCTGAAAAGGCTTGCGAGTTTTCATGGTCCACTTCGATATAGATGTTGGGTCGACAGCGACGGATTGTCTCCGCCAATCCGCGAAGCACCTTCATTTCAAAGCCTTCGGTGTCGATTTTTATGAAATCGATTTGTTGGTTTTTCAGAGCAGTGTCCCCGGTCTGCGTCGGTATTGATCCAGATGCAGCCTCCCGTAAGCTAGCATGACCCAGATTGTTCAGATCAATTGCGAACGACGCGCTGCTCGCTTTGTCACTGAAACCTGTTCCGAGATGGGAAATGTCACTTATG
This genomic window contains:
- the tnpB gene encoding IS66 family insertion sequence element accessory protein TnpB (TnpB, as the term is used for proteins encoded by IS66 family insertion elements, is considered an accessory protein, since TnpC, encoded by a neighboring gene, is a DDE family transposase.), with translation MFRGRSGSLVKALWHDGIGWSLYAKRLDRGRFVWPVTLGGVVGLTAVQMSYLLEAIDWRNPQHTWRPQSAG